GTCGCCGAACTGGCGCGTCTCGTTAAAATAGGGTGCCGGCCGCAGCTTGAGCTGGAAACGATTACCGTCAGGTCCTCTTGTATAGCCGCCCTGGTCCAGAAGATCGTTTGCCACCTGCACGTCGAAATTATAGTTCGCAACGTCGGCCGTGTAGAACTCCTTGGAATTCTTCGGGATGGGGCCGGTCGATTCCGTCGCATAACCGAGGAAGATCGTGTCGACGACGAATTCCTTGTCGATCGCATGGGCGATCGCCTGGCGGACTCTGAGATCGGAGAGTTCCTTGCGGCGATGGTTGATTTCGATGACGAGCTGATAGGTCAGCGCCTCGTAGCCCTTGGAGATGACCTTGATGCCGTCGACCTTGGAGATGCGGTCGAGATCGGCGAGCGGCACGGCCGAGAAGGCAGCAAGATGGATTTCTTGGGCTTCCAGTGCCGCGCCGGCCGATTCACGGTCGGGCAGCACGCGGTAGACGATCTCGTTGAGCTTCGGTTCGCCCTTCTGCCAGTAGTTCTCGTTGCGCGTCAGCCGGTAATATTCGCCGGGCTTATGTTCGGCGAACTTGAACGGGCCGGTACCGACAAGCGTGTTGTTGGCAGGATTCTTGGCGATGTCCGTGCCTTCGAAAATATGCTTGGCGACGACGCTGGTGACAGCCGGCAGCGCATTGCGGATGAGCTGGAAGGGCGTCGGCTTCGAAAAGCGGAAGATCGCCGTATGGTCATCGGGCGTATCGACCGTCTGCAGATTGGCGAAGACCAGGCGCCCGAGATTCTGAAGCGGCTTCCAGACGTTGAGCGCGGAGAAGGCTACGTCGGCCGAGGTGAACGGCTTGCCGTCGTGCCAGGTGGCGTTTTCACGCAGCTTGAAGGTCACGGAAAGTCCGTCGGGCGAGCCTTCCCAGGAG
The window above is part of the Rhizobium sp. WYJ-E13 genome. Proteins encoded here:
- a CDS encoding ABC transporter substrate-binding protein is translated as MTIADISRRSLLQGTALLLGSTALSRIALAQDVPAGGRLIVAADSEPKNLNPAIVASNGVFFVASKVIEPLAEASYEGADGLAPRLATSWEGSPDGLSVTFKLRENATWHDGKPFTSADVAFSALNVWKPLQNLGRLVFANLQTVDTPDDHTAIFRFSKPTPFQLIRNALPAVTSVVAKHIFEGTDIAKNPANNTLVGTGPFKFAEHKPGEYYRLTRNENYWQKGEPKLNEIVYRVLPDRESAGAALEAQEIHLAAFSAVPLADLDRISKVDGIKVISKGYEALTYQLVIEINHRRKELSDLRVRQAIAHAIDKEFVVDTIFLGYATESTGPIPKNSKEFYTADVANYNFDVQVANDLLDQGGYTRGPDGNRFQLKLRPAPYFNETRQFGDYLRQALAAVGIDAVIVNADAAAHQKAVYTDHDFDIAVGPPVFRGDPAISTTILVQSGTPDGVPFSNQGGYVSAELDKIIAQAAVTVDTAVRTDLYYKFQQLVVAELPLINVAEWGFITVARDTVLNVSDNPRWAVSNWGDTALQS